Proteins found in one Zea mays cultivar B73 chromosome 1, Zm-B73-REFERENCE-NAM-5.0, whole genome shotgun sequence genomic segment:
- the LOC103643728 gene encoding protein CUP-SHAPED COTYLEDON 1: MEEGLPPGFRFHPTDEELITYYLTRKVSDFTFSTRAIADVDLNKCEPWDLPGKASMGEKEWYFFSMRDRKYPTGIRTNRATDSGYWKTTGKDKEIFHGGALVGMKKTLVFYRGRAPKGQKTSWVMHEYRLQTKFPYKPSKDEWVVCRVFKKCQVVKVRPPMQDDDASLSPCHDHDASLSLSELDVSSILGGLASAAAAHASSASPHHQGSAAESFAAAHRMDMSAYMSWMAAANPGAAAAMLPWATAPPPGLSSFGNVFAPPSQMLQRPLPFAGCSQPRDLGGVVASGEHAMFGTSVMKAGTMEYDQQQAPPEQQLGVDESTWRAF; the protein is encoded by the exons atgGAGGAGGGGCTCCCTCCAGGGTTCCGGTTCCACCCGACGGACGAGGAGCTCATCACCTACTACCTCACCCGCAAGGTGTCCGACTTCACCTTCTCCACGCGCGCCATCGccgacgtcgacctcaacaagtgCGAGCCATGGGACCTCCCAG GCAAGGCTAGCATGGGCGAGAAAGAGTGGTACTTCTTCAGCATGCGCGACAGGAAGTACCCGACGGGGATCCGGACGAACCGCGCCACCGACTCGGGCTACTGGAAGACGACGGGCAAGGACAAGGAGATCTTCCACGGCGGCGCGCTCGTGGGGATGAAGAAGACGCTGGTCTTCTACCGGGGCCGGGCGCCCAAGGGCCAGAAGACGAGCTGGGTCATGCACGAGTACAGGCTGCAGACCAAGTTCCCCTACAAGCCCAGCAAGGACGAGTGGGTGGTGTGCAGGGTGTTCAAGAAGTGCCAGGTCGTCAAGGTGAGGCCGCCGATGCAGGACGACGACGCATCCCTATCCCCGTGCCACGACCACGACGCATCCCTGTCCCTAAGTGAGCTCGACGTCTCCTCCATCCTCGGAGGCCTGGCCTCCGCCGCCGCGGCGCACGCATCGTCCGCCTCGCCGCACCACCAGGGATCCGCCGCCGAGAGCTTCGCCGCCGCCCATAGGATGGACATGAGCGCGTACATGAGCTGGATGGCGGCCGCCAACCCGGGCGCCGCGGCCGCCATGCTTCCCTGGGCCACGGCGCCGCCGCCGGGATTGTCGTCGTTCGGCAATGTCTTCGCGCCGCCCAGCCAGATGTTGCAGAGGCCGCTTCCGTTCGCCGGGTGCAGCCAGCCGCGGGACCTCGGTGGCGTCGTCGCAAGCGGTGAGCATGCCATGTTCGGGACCTCCGTGATGAAGGCTGGGACGATGGAGTATGATCAGCAGCAGGCGCCGCCGGAGCAGCAGCTGGGAGTGGACGAATCCACATGGAGAGCATTCTGA